From the genome of Streptomyces sp. NBC_01116, one region includes:
- a CDS encoding Fur family transcriptional regulator — protein MVSTDWKTDLRQRGYRLTPQRQLVLEAVDALEHATPDDILCEVRRTASGVNISTVYRTLELLEELGLVSHAHLGHGAPTYHLADRHHHIHLVCRDCSDVIEADLSVVADFTEKLRADFGFETDMKHFAIFGRCADCAAAKAATDGAVGRAGGGTAGAGANTPAKDASAKS, from the coding sequence GTGGTGAGCACCGACTGGAAGACCGATCTTCGGCAGCGCGGCTACCGGCTGACGCCCCAACGTCAGCTCGTCCTGGAGGCGGTCGACGCCCTGGAGCACGCGACGCCGGACGACATCCTGTGCGAGGTGCGCAGGACCGCGTCCGGCGTGAACATCTCCACGGTGTACCGGACCCTGGAGCTCCTGGAGGAGCTCGGTCTGGTCAGCCACGCCCATCTGGGGCACGGCGCCCCGACGTACCACCTGGCCGACCGGCACCACCACATCCACCTCGTCTGCCGGGACTGCTCGGACGTCATCGAGGCGGATCTCTCCGTCGTCGCCGACTTCACCGAGAAGCTGCGCGCCGATTTCGGCTTCGAGACGGACATGAAGCACTTCGCGATCTTCGGCCGCTGCGCGGACTGCGCGGCGGCGAAAGCGGCGACGGACGGGGCCGTCGGCCGGGCCGGGGGCGGGACCGCCGGCGCGGGTGCGAACACGCCAGCGAAGGACGCGTCCGCCAAGTCGTAG